A single Actinomadura algeriensis DNA region contains:
- a CDS encoding MMPL family transporter, whose protein sequence is MTLTELDREENTRPPSRKAAFVRIAGWAHRRRWLALILWVAVLGGVWGVASHVFTIADWTPPIMILVGLGVGIDYALLIFTRYRAELVRGADPEAATVHALDAAGRSVFFAGCTVILALLGLSALGRGSLQGMALSVALTVLVTMPASLTLLPALLGIFGHIGSVITAAGAIMVVIFGAFVLSPDRLLRQAGFGMAVAIFVDAVIIRCLIVPAAMELMGRRAWWLPAPLARLLPKVELERVSE, encoded by the coding sequence ATGACACTGACCGAGCTGGACCGAGAAGAGAACACCCGGCCGCCCTCCCGGAAGGCGGCGTTCGTCCGCATCGCGGGCTGGGCCCATCGCCGCCGATGGCTCGCGCTGATCCTGTGGGTCGCCGTCCTCGGCGGCGTGTGGGGAGTCGCGTCCCACGTCTTCACCATCGCCGACTGGACGCCGCCGATCATGATCCTCGTCGGTCTCGGCGTCGGCATCGACTACGCGCTGCTGATCTTCACCCGCTACCGGGCCGAGCTGGTGCGCGGCGCGGACCCGGAGGCGGCCACCGTGCACGCGCTGGACGCCGCGGGCCGCTCGGTGTTCTTCGCGGGCTGCACCGTCATCCTGGCGCTGCTCGGCCTCAGCGCGCTCGGGCGCGGTTCGCTGCAGGGCATGGCGCTGTCGGTCGCGCTGACCGTGCTGGTGACGATGCCGGCCTCGCTGACCCTGCTGCCCGCGCTGCTCGGGATCTTCGGCCACATCGGCTCGGTCATCACCGCCGCCGGAGCGATCATGGTCGTGATCTTCGGGGCTTTCGTCCTCAGCCCGGATCGACTTCTGCGGCAGGCCGGATTCGGCATGGCCGTCGCGATCTTCGTCGACGCCGTCATCATCCGCTGCCTGATCGTCCCGGCCGCCATGGAACTGATGGGCCGCCGTGCCTGGTGGCTGCCCGCGCCCCTCGCCCGGCTGCTTCCGAAGGTGGAACTGGAAAGGGTCTCAGAATGA
- the sigJ gene encoding RNA polymerase sigma factor SigJ, whose amino-acid sequence MVTSDRNTEELLARHFEADRPRLLRVAYTMTGSLVEAEDCVQEAWLRLRGLDDPSEVRNLAAWLTTTVSRLALDALNSARARRERYFGTWLPEPLVEVDAADPADRVTLDESVSMALLVVLERLSPPERTAFVLHDVFGVPFPEIADVVGRTPAAVRQLASRARRHVEDGRPRTPATHAEQDEVVRAFTAACQEGDLPGLIALLDPDVVLRGDGGGKARTLQHIERHAVRVAPMMIAHSRTMGAMEFLAAEVNGAPGLLVRSGDGELSVLAFTVDAGLITAIDLIRNPDKLTKARNAIPPSAV is encoded by the coding sequence ATGGTGACGAGTGACCGGAACACCGAGGAACTGCTCGCGCGGCACTTCGAGGCCGATCGTCCGCGGCTGCTGCGCGTGGCGTACACGATGACGGGCTCGTTGGTCGAGGCCGAGGACTGCGTCCAGGAGGCATGGCTGCGGCTGCGCGGGCTCGACGACCCGTCCGAGGTCCGCAACCTCGCGGCCTGGCTGACCACCACCGTGAGCCGGCTGGCGCTGGACGCGCTGAACAGCGCGCGCGCCCGCCGCGAGCGCTACTTCGGCACCTGGCTGCCCGAGCCGCTCGTCGAGGTCGACGCGGCCGACCCCGCCGACCGGGTCACGCTGGACGAGTCGGTCAGCATGGCGCTGCTCGTCGTCCTGGAGCGGCTGTCGCCGCCCGAGCGCACCGCGTTCGTCCTGCACGACGTGTTCGGCGTACCGTTCCCCGAGATCGCCGACGTCGTCGGCCGCACCCCGGCCGCGGTGCGGCAGCTCGCGTCGCGGGCCCGCAGGCACGTCGAGGACGGCCGTCCCCGCACCCCCGCCACGCATGCCGAACAGGACGAAGTCGTCCGGGCGTTCACCGCCGCCTGCCAGGAGGGCGACCTGCCCGGCCTGATCGCGCTCCTCGACCCGGACGTCGTGCTGCGCGGCGACGGCGGCGGCAAGGCGCGCACCCTGCAGCACATCGAGCGGCACGCCGTCCGGGTCGCGCCGATGATGATCGCCCACTCCCGGACCATGGGCGCGATGGAATTCCTGGCCGCCGAGGTCAACGGCGCCCCGGGCCTGCTCGTCCGCAGCGGCGACGGCGAACTGTCGGTCCTGGCGTTCACCGTCGACGCCGGTCTCATCACCGCGATCGACCTGATCCGCAACCCCGACAAGCTGACGAAGGCGAGGAACGCGATACCGCCGAGCGCCGTGTGA
- a CDS encoding ester cyclase — translation MSTPETTRNKETLRRFHEALGSGDMEVISKTIDEVVHPDVLIRTPVPLESTGAQALKELFGVLTEAFPDLHVSIEDVIAEGDKVVSRNVVTGTHRGEYMGLPPTGKPVTYGEMFVVRFRDGRVAETWGVVDIFAQMRQLGVVPG, via the coding sequence ATGTCGACACCCGAAACAACGCGCAACAAGGAAACGCTTCGGCGCTTCCACGAAGCCCTCGGCTCCGGCGATATGGAGGTCATCTCTAAGACGATCGACGAGGTCGTCCATCCGGACGTGCTGATCCGCACGCCGGTGCCGCTCGAAAGCACCGGGGCGCAGGCGCTCAAGGAGCTGTTCGGGGTGCTCACCGAAGCCTTCCCCGACCTTCACGTGTCGATCGAGGACGTCATCGCCGAGGGGGACAAGGTCGTCTCCAGAAACGTCGTCACCGGGACCCATCGGGGCGAATACATGGGCTTGCCGCCGACCGGAAAGCCGGTCACCTACGGCGAGATGTTCGTCGTCCGTTTCCGTGACGGCCGGGTCGCCGAAACGTGGGGGGTCGTCGACATCTTCGCGCAGATGCGACAACTCGGAGTGGTTCCCGGCTGA
- a CDS encoding YdeI/OmpD-associated family protein, with protein sequence MEEINGVEVVAFPDAAAFEDWLAEHHTRREGVWVKVAKKASGIASVTDDELVDAGLCWGWISGQRKGLDDRYYLQKYGPRRPRSLWSRVNVEKVAALAAAGRMREPGLAEVRRAREDGRWDRAYESQATAAVPDDLAAALAADPAARAAFDALDRTARYLVLLPLLRAATPETRRARLERAVRDLAEGR encoded by the coding sequence ATGGAGGAGATCAACGGGGTGGAGGTCGTCGCGTTCCCGGATGCTGCGGCCTTCGAGGACTGGCTGGCCGAGCACCACACCCGCCGGGAGGGCGTGTGGGTCAAGGTCGCGAAGAAGGCGTCGGGGATCGCGTCGGTCACGGATGACGAACTGGTCGACGCCGGGCTGTGCTGGGGGTGGATCTCCGGGCAGCGCAAAGGCTTGGACGACCGGTACTACCTGCAGAAGTACGGGCCGCGGCGGCCGCGGAGCCTGTGGTCGAGGGTGAACGTCGAGAAGGTCGCGGCACTGGCGGCGGCCGGGCGGATGCGCGAGCCCGGCCTCGCGGAGGTCCGGCGGGCCCGGGAGGACGGCCGCTGGGACCGCGCGTACGAGTCGCAGGCGACGGCCGCCGTCCCGGACGACCTCGCCGCGGCGCTCGCGGCCGACCCGGCGGCGCGTGCGGCGTTCGACGCGCTCGACCGGACCGCCCGCTACCTCGTGCTCCTCCCGCTGCTCCGGGCCGCGACGCCGGAGACCCGGCGGGCGCGGCTGGAACGGGCGGTGCGGGACCTGGCGGAGGGGCGGTAG